GTGCCGCGCAGGGCGGCGCGGTGCTGCAATGAAACGGGCCCCTTCAAGTGAAGGGGCCCGTTTCGTTTGTGGTGACCGGTGCAGCGAGGCTTAGCCGCGCGCCTTCTGCCACGCGTGTTCGACGAACACGCGGCACAGCGCTTCCATGCCTTTGCGATCGTCATTGTCGAAGCGCGCGGCGACCGGGCTGTCGACGTCCCACACGCCGATCAGCGTGCCGTCGCCGGCCACCAGCGGCACGACGATTTCCGATTCCGAGGCCGCGTCGCACGCGATGTGGCCGGGGAATTCATGCACGTCGCGCACGACCTGCGTTTCGCGCGTCTGCGCGGCCGTGCCGCACACGCCCTTGCCGAGCGCGATGCGCACGCAGGCGGGCTTGCCCTGGAACGGCCCGACAACGAGTTCGGTGCCGTCGAAGAAGTAGAAGCCGGCCCAGTTGAGACGATCGAGCGAGTGATAGACGAGCGCGGAGAAATTCGCGGCGTTTGCCGTCAGGTCGCGTTCGGACTCGACGAGCGCGCGTGCCTGCTCGACGAGCGTCGCGTATTGATCGGCCTTGGAGGCGTTGGGGTCGTTGGACAGCGTGAACATGGCGGGAAAGCGATCAGGGTTGTGAAAATGCGCGTGGCGCGTACCGCAGTCTACGGTACGCGCGCGCGGTCTGCAGCGCTCAGTCGGGTTCGAGTTCGGCAAACCGCTCCGCCAGGAAGTCGAGCAGCGCGCGCACCGCGGGCAGCAGCCCCCGGCGCGACGCGAACACCGCGTGCACGATCTCGCGTCGTGGCGCCCAGTCCGGCAGCACCGTGGCCAGTTCGCCGCGCGCGACTTCGTCGCGCACCATCATCGTCGGCAACTGCACGACGCCGACACCCGCGACGGCCGCCGCGCGCAGCGCGAGCATGCCGCCCGTCACGAAGCGCGGCTGGTGATGGATCTCCGCGTGTGCGCCGTCGGGCCCGCGCAGCCGCCACACGTGCGTGGATTGCGGCACGCCGTGATCGAGGCTCGGCAGGCGCGCGAGATCGGCGGGAACGGCCGGCGCCCCGTGCTCGCGCAGCAGCGCGGGGCTCGCGACGAGGCACTGGCCGCGCTCGGCCAGCACGCGCAGCGCGAGATCGCTGTCTTCGAGCGGCGGCGGGCGCACGCGGATCGCGACGTCGATCCCTTCGCCGACGACGTCGACACGCCGGTTGGTCGCTTCCAGATGAATCTCGACACGCGGGCACGCGGCCATGAACGCGGCAATCATCGTACCGGCCAGTGAATCGAGCAGCACGATCGGGCAACTGACGCGCACGATG
The DNA window shown above is from Burkholderia cepacia and carries:
- a CDS encoding GAF domain-containing protein, which produces MFTLSNDPNASKADQYATLVEQARALVESERDLTANAANFSALVYHSLDRLNWAGFYFFDGTELVVGPFQGKPACVRIALGKGVCGTAAQTRETQVVRDVHEFPGHIACDAASESEIVVPLVAGDGTLIGVWDVDSPVAARFDNDDRKGMEALCRVFVEHAWQKARG
- a CDS encoding LysR family transcriptional regulator; translated protein: MNDKARDLNDLYYFAQVVEHGGFAPAGRALDMPKSKLSRRIALLEARLGMRLIQRSTRRFTVTDVGQTYYAHCRAMLVEADAADEAIALLHEEPRGIVRVSCPIVLLDSLAGTMIAAFMAACPRVEIHLEATNRRVDVVGEGIDVAIRVRPPPLEDSDLALRVLAERGQCLVASPALLREHGAPAVPADLARLPSLDHGVPQSTHVWRLRGPDGAHAEIHHQPRFVTGGMLALRAAAVAGVGVVQLPTMMVRDEVARGELATVLPDWAPRREIVHAVFASRRGLLPAVRALLDFLAERFAELEPD